The sequence CGAAGGCGAGCCTTCCCGCCTGCACGGCATGGTCCATGGCGGAGGCCATCTTCACGGGATCCGTGGCTTCGGCCACGGCGGTGTTGAGCAGCACCGCGTCGGCGCCCAGCTCCATGGCGAGCGTCGCGTCGCTGGCGGTGCCCACGCCGGCATCCACGATCATGGGCAGGCCGTAGGGCTCCAGGACTTCCTTCACGAGCATCAAGGTCATGGGGTTCTGCACGCCCAGCCCGGAGCCGATGGCGCTTCCCAAAGGCATCACGGCGGCGCAGCCGGCATCGGCCAGCTTCTTGGCGAGGATGGGATCGGCGATGACGTAGGGCAGCACCACGAAGCCTTCCTTCACCAGAACCTGTGCGGCCTTGAGGGTTTCTTCATTGTCCGGGTACAGGGATTTGGGATCGCCGATGACTTCCAGCTTGATCCAATCGGTCTGGAGGGCTTCCCGCGCAAGGCGGGCCACGCGCAGGGCATCCTCGGTGGTGTAGCACCCGGCGGTGTTGGGCAGCAGCGCCAGCGATTTCGGTATCCAGTTGAGGATGTTCTCCTCGCCCTTGGCGTTGAGATCGAAGCGCCGCACCGCGAGGGTCACCATCTCCGTTCCGGAGGCTTCGTAGCAAGCCTTCATGGTGGCGAAGTCCTTGTACTTGCCCGTGCCCAGGATCAGGCGGTTGGTGAAGGCGCGGCCGTGGATGGTGAGCATGGATACCTCAAAATCCAGTCTACCGTGGGCGCCAGGCTGTCGGCTGTGGGCTCTCGACCCTTAACTCTCGACCCTCGACTCTCGACTTTTCAACTTTTCAACTATTAGACTCCCCCCCCGCCAGTCCACACTATTGCGCGGATCACCACCATCACCCGCGAGGTGCCCATGAACCGCCCCGTCATCATCATCCCCGGCTACCAGAATTCGGGACCGGGCCACTGGCAGAGC comes from Holophagaceae bacterium and encodes:
- a CDS encoding thiazole synthase, with product MLTIHGRAFTNRLILGTGKYKDFATMKACYEASGTEMVTLAVRRFDLNAKGEENILNWIPKSLALLPNTAGCYTTEDALRVARLAREALQTDWIKLEVIGDPKSLYPDNEETLKAAQVLVKEGFVVLPYVIADPILAKKLADAGCAAVMPLGSAIGSGLGVQNPMTLMLVKEVLEPYGLPMIVDAGVGTASDATLAMELGADAVLLNTAVAEATDPVKMASAMDHAVQAGRLAFEAGRMAKRLYASASSPLAGVVGK